DNA sequence from the Cottoperca gobio chromosome 10, fCotGob3.1, whole genome shotgun sequence genome:
TATTTTCTACATTGATATTAGTTGCTATTTTTGATACAATATAAATAGCAttcatcaatatatatattgtggttAATCGCTAGGCATGACTGACTAGCAATCATTTACAACATTTTCATTGTTAGCCTGAATATGAACAATCTGAATGTTTTATTGGTTGATTATCTTCAATATCATCATTATACAGGCTGCTAAACATTGCTAATTCCAATTCAAAAAtcacaaacatttcaacatttgcaAATTTCAAACAGGGTCAGTATTTCCAAAGTTTGAAATACTTTGATATGATTTTATACAAGATTTTCAAATTAATTAGAGGAACACAAATGGATTGGTGATGTGTGAAAAAGTGAAGATGGAATTTGCTATTCCACTTAGGTACATTGTTCAAAGGCCAATGTATTAGAAATATAACAGAGTTGGTTGAGTTCCTTCTGAATCCagaaaacacagtttacattGGTAACGCTGACTTCCTCTTTGTCATTAAACATATCCAAAAGCGGGCTCACATTATGTCACAATAGTCATGATGTAGGTCACATTTCCCTGCAGTGGTAGTCCATGTTTAGGTCTGAAATGACAGTGTGTAACATTACTTATTTTCAGctttatttttgcaatgattattttacagtatacCTGAAAAGTGCAAATTTGAATTACTGACATCACACAAGGCCATTTCCATATCAGTAGATACATCTTTTAACTTTAAAAGGGTTTTGTATGAAAGGTCATTACATAATATTAAACTTGTGAGTTTAAAGgtattctaaaaatgttttctataaAATGAAAATCTATAAATGAGTTGCATATCATTGAGCTAAAATAGAATAGCTGACatatacaacatttatttgagaaTCAGAACAAATGTATGTTGACTGAGAAGTTGAAAGCAGAATAGTTTAACTGTAAATCACACCGTTCTTAGCATTATTTCACTAGAAGCTGATAGTTATCTGTCACTTAACATTATcatatgtgtttatttctttagCAGATTCTATCAGTTTCAGTTGCAAGGCTAAGTGGAGTCAGTAAACGGCACAGTGTCTGAATACAGTTTGGTGTTTTAGCAAGTCATATATCACAGTATTAGCTTGACTTTGTGAGAATGTTTTTTGGTTGTGTATTTGGTTGTAAAAGAATTAAGCTATTTTTGTAATTACTTGTCTAAAAATGTATAACGTGAAATCTGGTCAACATGTAGACTGAAGTAAACTCcagttttatgttgttgttttttgtctatTAAATCATAATCATGTAAAACAAttcagtttctttcatttaacaTTAATACAACATGAAGATGTTCTACCAACCCTACCTCATATTGCATGTATAAAAATGCAATGATATAACCCTTAGGAATgtaatttctctcttttttataagtaaacataacattttattatccTGAAGGAAATTAATTTgatcaaagagaaagaaaactcacaagctgtgtaaaaaataaaaaataaaaactcaataTAACACAATTGACttataataaaaaagaacattacCAGAACATATGGTCCTGTAAGTTAAATATATGCACATGTGTTTcaatacatatttacacaaaGTATCAACAATTACAATCAGAGGCCAATACAccaggagggctggctctgtagtgggcacagagctggactccctggtgacagtagcagagagaaggaaccttgataaactgtcatccatcctggacaacgcccaccaccccctgcacagcacattcaccaggcagaggagcgtgttcagcggcagactgctgtccctgtcctgctccacagacaggctcaataactcttttgtccccctggccataagactgtacaactcctctcagtgatggccgggggattacaacttttgtaattatttataacagtctgtatttttacatttgtatttataatgtacagcctttatcgcttattttaaattttatttgtacttactttttaatggagggagggggggggggtgtaatgttaaaaaaaattataatgtataatgtcttttaagctactggatgcctaaatttccctcgggatgaataaagtatctatctatctatctatctatctatctatctatctatctatctatcattcAGATTTCTGTTGACCTCTGACACCCTGTGGAAAGCTTCAAATCAAAAGAGCATTTCATTACCTTaaacttaaggccctgtcacacatatccgtatcacagaaacgtatgccggcgcatatgaaatatcggcaataggttgatataaattaagggtaagttgtgatcgtttgaaggacgcagacgtcacgccgaacacggcagacacacggccctgtcacacagttccgtatggcagaaacatgccggcatatttgaaaattagctcaaaatttgtcagagtccaaatacgtccaacttttccacagcggtgttgtaactgacgtatacataacgtatacataacaaattagtATACGTATgtgaaacatattgatagcatatcacttacttatttaaaatgtatcagagcgtctggccaacagaactggaaaagtgccatctggttcacgtcatgctgatgctggagaacggctagaatgctgaacgctagctgtactgtagaaacatgtttaataagttactccgtcgtcagggataatcttaacataggttacgaataggttatcctctcattatcaataaattggctgtaggattcactgtcagccgacgtagcctatatctaacgtacctctaacgtagtcacgtaggtatttatgtactatatttacgtagtcacgtaggtattcacgtaggtatttacgtactgtatttacgtaggtaagtattcacgtactatatttacgtaggtaaatattcacgtaggtattctgtattcatgtatgtctaacgtaacgtctgcatgtcttatgaagcacatgttgggtacgtccggtaattttgaaaatgctcaaaacatcagcgttaaacaacgcaccccagcgtaacaccgcctgctcttaacgaatactacttataccttaccttatatcaacgtaaaccagcgtgttgccgatattttgtatccGCTTTTTTTTGGTATACGTTATggatttgttgggtattcgtctgatacattttgtataagtaagttatactctatcaataggttagacatgcgtatctgtatgcgttcacttttccgatccgatgagaagttggacgtatttggacaaattttcatatatgccagcatacgtttctgccatacggatatgtgtgacagggcctttactctGCACAACACAATACAACTCCAGTGGAAAGTTTCTTTTAATCCAAATGGTGTTTCTGGTGGTATCAGTGTTTCTTTGGACCATAAGGAGGACAGATATTGTTGTGTTACCCATTAGGCCAATGAAGTGTGCTCTTAATTTTCAATTTGCaatcaaacaaatacagaaaccTTTTTTTACAAATCATTCTCATCTGTCCACCACTGTAACAGTTGAATGAGCTCATTGTTTTTAAGACTTTGGAGGACTGGTTGCAGTTGATGGGGAAGGGAAACATTGGAACAAAGACATGCAACATTAACATCCACATTCATTGTTTACAGTATCTCTGAagttcatgtttttaatttgaaataatagcaagttttaaattaataaatgaccTTATATTCGTGGCTTTGACCATTATGggattctatattatatatatatatatatatatatatatatatatatatatatatatatatagtatgtttaAACTGAAAGGTTTCTCCTCCAAAAAATGTATATGCCAGTTTAATAAAAcactgttattaatattatttaaaaaaatatctctCACAATTTTCAGTAAATACTTCAATAATGTGTTGATTTTTACCACATGAAAATGGTATATATCTATGGATTAATAACGGTACATTCCAATGTAGGTAGTATTAATAAACGGTTTACATGGAAAGATGGCCAATTTTTTGGTATGTATTTAGGGAAAacagataattaaaaaaaaagtgacttGGCCATCTAAGgaatcaaatgtacactttttattagatatttttattttttgtgtggcatgttttgtgcaaccctgtgacacatactcattaagcagaaaaaggtatttttacaaatattcttgaataaaactctttaatattaagtaaagaaagtcacatttatattaaatactcatgtagttttggataacactggtttaatattaatttaagtagctttttaaatcgatcttgcccaacttttcaattgtTCAAAAGGTATGATAGTATGATATGGTAGTATAGGTTGAAgggctacattacttttggttgtagatcatgacataaatgtgacaaataaatactcaggaccacagaaatgttgtttgataatattttatatatatattttccaatgaaggattaacaggaagagtatcaatgatacataacaaacatgtcaacacaacaacaaactggatataatcaaatatacactggacaaatataaaacatggaggtcactgaggtagtcaaacaactccacagtggaaaggccccaggggttgatgagatgcgtccagaaatgctgaaggctttgggtgtggaggggctgtcttggtggacacgcctcgtcaacattgcgtggaagtctgggacagtgcatAGGGGGTGGcaaaccggggtggtggttcccctattcaaaaagggggaccatagacagaggacagagggtgttgtaagctgtacagtctgtaaagcacactgagacaaatgtataatttgtgatattgggctatacaaataaatttgatttgatagagtgtgtgccaactacaggggtatcacacttctcagcctccctggtaaagtcaactccaaggtgctggaaaggagggttcggccgatagtcgaacctctgattgaagaggaacaatgcggatttcgtcctggtcgtggaacaacggatcaactcttcactcttgcaaggatcctggagggggcgtgggagtacgcccatccggtctacatgtgttttgtggatctggagaaggcgtatgaccgggtccccctgGTGATACTGtaggaggtgctgcaggagtgagggggtcacttctgagtgCCATCCACGgccaaagtgagagttgtgtccggatactcagcagtaagtcggactcgttcccagtgaatgttggcctccgccagggctgcgctttatcaccaatcctgtttgtgattttcatggacagtcACCGAACTTcatgcagttcggtggcctgaggacctcatcgctgctcttgcagatgatgtggtcctgatggcatcatcggtctgtgactttcagcagtcactggatcggttcgcagtgtgaagcggttgggatgaggatcagcacctcaaaatctgaggccatggctctcagcaggaaaccaatGGATTGCCTTCTCCGGGTAGGGAaggagcccttaccccaagtgaaggagttcaagtacctcgggatcttgttcgcaagtgagaggacgatggagcgagagatcggccggagaatcggagcagcttTACCGCaacattgtgacgaaaagaaagctgagccagaaggcaaagctctcgatctaccggtcgatcttcgttcctaccctcacctatggtcatgaaggctgggtcatgaccaaaagaacgagatcacgggtacaagcggccaaaatgagttttctcagacgagtggctggcatctcccttagagatagggtgagaagctcagccatccgtgagagactcggagtagagccgctgctcctttgcgttgaaaggagccagttgaggtggtttaggcatctagtaaggatgccacctgggcgcctccctagggaggtatTCCAGGCACGTCCATCTGGGAGGGGACCCCGggcaagacccaggactcggtggagagattatatctcctcactggcctgggaatacctcgggatcccccagtcggagctggtggatgtgcCCTGGAAAAGGGGTTTGGGGTTCcctgctgtagctgctgcccctgcgacccgactccggataagcgttagacgatggatagatggaaaatacagtaatacatttaaaacattatattatgctaaattatacatacacatgacaTTTTGCTATAAATAATAgtgtaaactgaaggaaatgcaaccctgttactgaatgtcaaccctgttactataattagagtaacagggttgacattcagtaacagggttgcatttcaatgctaattttagcatttacctcaggaattaatgctagctgcacaatgtaatgctactgtcaaggaatggacacacttagatatttcactaaagaaaaatgtaacagggttgcgttagtgtgagtgccacactccatcaagagtgaaaagattggaaatatattaaaaataaaagagagtacttacctttggtctacccatggtggtagcacatgacttgctgatgtaatttcctctgtgtcatgtgactaacagttttttcacttcctttgccaagctaaaaaggttttgGTAACAGGGTTGCagcatgttgtgggacacactttcagtgtaaaattactattatttaaaatatgtttatgatttaacaaattGATTTTACCAATACAAGACACATATATTAATAGAATAATactaaaaaagtaaataaaaacgttATAtttggtcaccaagaagctgggacaagagaaaaatgctattttaggggtgtttTTAGGGTGTttgataaataatattttgaaacaactttttctgcaacttcatatacattttgtctcaagacaagtatatttaacacaacaagtgcatggtttagctttttgggcatggattattagattttttataagtgggacatgaaatgtcctccaattctggaatgacccatgTGCATAAGCTAATTAAACTTTTTTAAGGTGTTCTAAAGATGAGTTACAAAATGTACATACCATGATACCAGTTATACTATTTACATGACAGCTGAATTGTTATTATCAATGTTTtgataaatatagaaaataaataaatataatcaaagacatattcacatttaatacaACAGTCCTCAACTGAATTTCTGTACACAACCAAACCTACCATTGTATCACAAAAACAATCCGTCTTGTTCAAAACCCCAGAAATGGTGAGTTCTCCATGGATTGGCTGTAGTCGCAGTCAGGTCGCTGTAGTCCTTTCCGGTAAAATCGTAAAGTCCACgtttcccagaatgctctgCGGGCCGCTCACCCCTCATAGTTTTTGCATCCGGGTCTGagcttccttttcctctgtgCCTAGACGCGATGAGGACTTAGGTTTTTCTGGACCTCAGAAAAATCCGAATCCATCCTTGAGAAAGGCACCATCAAACCTCGCTAAAATGACCGAGCAGATGACAGTGAGGGGTACCCTCAAGGGGCACAGTGGATGGGTCACCCAGATCGCCACGACGCCCCAGTATCCCGACATGATTCTGTCGGCGTCCCGAGGTGAGGCTTCCACCCGCCAGCTTCGCCAACATGGCTAGGTTAGCATTAGCCAGCAATCTGGTTTGCGGCTGTAACGTGTGACAAACTACAATGCTGCCGTGAGTGACACATGAAAGATATTCAAACAGTCACTAATGCATGTAATGTTATACCGTTTTTACTTCGACATAATCGGCTCGAACTTACGAGAAAGGCACCGGTTAGCCGTGCTAGCTAACACTATCTAGCGTCATCTGTAAATCAGTCTCCGATACCCATATTGCATCTGCGACACGTGTAATAACATACTAAGTGTAGTTAACGTTACATGCTTAAATGTGTGGATCTGCCAACTATCCGCTCCTAACTATAGTAGGGTTAGCCTGCTAACTGTTGACTAAATGAATTGACAGCTTACATTATAAATGCACAATGATAACATTGTGATGTTAATATCAGTTGTTAAAATACGAGTTAAAATGTATcctgaatgtttgtttgttttccagacAAGTCTATCATCATGTGGAAGCTGACCCGTGATGAAACCAACTATGGCATCCCCCAGCGCTCCTTGTTGGGCCACTCTCACTTTGTGAGTGATGTGGTCATCTCCTCAGATGGACAGTTTGCCCTGTCCGGTGCCTGGGATGGGAGCCTCCGCCTGTGGGACCTCAGCACGTAAGTGCAGGGTAGTAGAACTGTTCAGTACTGGTCAGATGTCTTTGGGTTTAATGTGGTAAACTGTTTACTATATAAGGTTTATTTGTGTCCATGTGAAAGTTTATCAGGAAAGTGCTTTCATTGCTGAAAGGACTTTTGGGTCTATAACTGTTGAAAGAAAGTGTACCTTGGCCAAAGGAGTCATAAATAACTTGGGTCAAAATGAAAACGTTCAGGTTACTATCTGCCATCTTGGTCCATTCATTCTGACTCAGATCTGCATCTATCCTTTCTTAGTTCATTAATGGGTCATTCTGGATACAAACGAGCCTAGGTTGTGTGGCAAGATATTTGGTTGACTTGACTTTGCAGCAACATCATAGATCAACTTGGGTACATCTTAGTTGGGAAATATGGCTACTATCTCAAAGTCTTCAATTATACACAATGGGTTACAAAATATATCTTTGATTACCCATCTTATAATTTAATGATGTTACTTCAACTAAATGTGTTGATGGGAGTAATTGACCTAAAGATCTTACTTTCTACACAAAGTCTAATAACCAAATGTGTGCAGACACTGAAATTTGGTTTAAGAAAAGTCTTTACTCTTAAATGAGTGTAGCTTTTGGGAAAGGTTAACAGGTGTAACTGTATTTTAGACATGCTTCCTTTTTACTTCGGtgtcttaaaatataaaaagttttgagttctgaaatgtttgtttccacAGTGGCACCACCACCCGCCAATTTGTTGGACACACCAAGGATGTGTTGAGCGTGGCCTTTTCGGCTGATAACCGCCAGATAGTGTCCGGCTCCCGGGACAAGACCATCAAGTTATGGAACACTCTTGGAGTCTGCAAGTACACCATCCAGGTGCGCTACTAACTGTTGTTAATGTCTAGTGAGGTCTCCTTCTGTCATTGGAACTAGATTTAAGTAATAGTTAATGGTTTTGAGCTACTATGAATTAGATCTTGAAACGTAGCAGTCTCTACTACTTGAATTTGGGGTTCTCTCAAATACTGTTCAAATTGATGTGAAATGGAAACATTCTGCTCACCCAGTCTCAATtgcgtttcttttctttttttttacaagactAGCTTGCTACATCAGTTAGTGTGATTTCCAGTATTGCCATTCTTTAATAGCACAAACCAATCACTGATGCTAGGTAATCAGACTCTAATATTGAGAATATGCACGTACCTCTTCAATTTGCAGGATGAAGGCCATTCTGAGTGGGCGTCTTGCGTGCGCTTTTCTCCCAACAGCAGCAACCCCATCATTGTCTCCTGCGGCTGGGACAGGATGGTCAAGGtatgttctttattttataaCTACCCTTAGCTTTAGCCTTTGAGTTTTCCAACTGcagcttaaaaaacaaactatgtAGTTTTTGTCCCgtgactatttaaaaaaaaaaaggggggggggggtggtatgCATTATCTGACTTCTTCACTGATGAGAATATTTAGGTTGAGCACAACCCATACAGCTTTATGATGCTATTTATATGGCCATAGGTGTGATGTAGTCTTCCTATCCTTTGCTCCCAGGTATGGAACCTGGCCAACTGCAAGCTGAAGACCAACCACATTGGCCACATTGGCTACCTGAACACAGTGACTGTGTCTCCTGATGGCTCCCTGTGTGCATCCGGTGGAAAGGTAAGAAATAAACTTTGATTGTAGACTGTCACAGAATAGTTTTTGATCTATCCAACTATTTTGAACTCAACTGAAGCACCAGTTAAGTGCAGCTACAGGTTTCAGCAGTGATGAAAACTTCAAATGCATCTGTTTAACATTGATGATAAAGAGGCTGTTTCTGAGTGTTACCTGCACTTAAAAAGATCTGaagatttgtaaaaaataaaataaaaactccttAACTGAGCATTGTGTAAAATCCTAGAAATCTactatatttataaatatggtTCTTGAATTGTATTGTCATTTCTTGTAGGACGGCCAGGCCATGCTGTGGGACCTGAATGAGGGCAAGCACCTCTACACCCTGGAAAGTGGTGACACCATCAGTGCCCTCTGCTTCAGCCCCAACCGTTACTGGCTGTGTGCCGCCGCTGGCCCCAGTATCAAGATCTGGGTAAAAGACTTGACCTTAAATGTCTCCCTCAGTCAATTATCCTTCTTTAAAGCTACAGTGTGAAGGGCGGTGATGAAACTTCCAATGCCAACTGTATTATTTGATGATAAAGAGGCTGTTTCTGAGCTCTAGCTGAGACCAATTTGTACATTGTGTAATTTTGATTTAACTTCAACTTCTTGTTGCTACTTCTGCGCAGTTACTCATTGCACTGCCTCTGTTTTCGTGTATAGGATCTGGAGGGCAAGATCATTGTGGATGAgctgagacaggaagtgatcaGCACAAACAGCAAGGCTGGACCCCCACAGTGTACTTGCCTGGCATGGTCTGCTGATGGACAGGTACAACATACTCGGCACTATAAGACCTTTCCAGTACAAATGTCTGGCTATCCCACTAAATGGTGGTTTTAGTGTTTAATCCCCAGTGATTataaacattcacatttaaCTCTGATGTCAAATGATGATATACCTGCAAATATGAGGGGGACTAGAATCAAACTTATTTGAATATTAATGTGCTAACTACAGGactattaaatgtattataataatcaaTGTAATCCATCTCTTTACAGACCCTGTTTGCTGGTTACACTGACAACCTGATCAGAGTGTGGCAGGTCACAATTGGAACTCGATAAGAACTTTTTGTCGAAGCTACTTTGAATAAAAGACTGTTTGAAAACATTGTGTTCCCTCTTGGTTTCAACACTGTCAATCAAGGACGCATAAAACGAGATGTTtattgtgatgtgttttttttgtttttaacaatttCATACACCTGTTTAAAAGCAGTACTGACAACAGTGCATTCCAGTCTTAACAGTTCATTAGAACACATTTCTGGCTGTAACTGAAACCTTTTGGaggtattctgtgtattctttCATAAGCACTTGTCTGAAGAAACTCTCAGACGTTGAGTTGCAACTGAGTGGTTTGTTATAGTTCTAGTCTTTGGACACAGGACACAGTTTTAATAAGAAGATGgctgtatcaaatcaaatgtatgcacacatacagtttatatTAAGGAAGACATTTTATAAGCACAATTTTAGCGTCTTAGTAAGTATTCAGAAATCCTGACGTACACTGATTTTTCATGTTCTCTAAAAATGTCTGATCCCAAAAAGTTCTGTTTAATACTTGCCCAAACCAGCTTCCAAGAATTTAAACCAACCAGAGCAAATGTCATTACTTATGCTAAATGTAGTATTTGGACAGTTTGATCAAAGAAAGATTAAACCTTTAAAGTGAGAATCAGATATTTGTCAACACACTTAAATTGAAAAGAGTGCCTCCTTTTTGCATGCAAGAGCgtgagttttttgttttttttaatacacattAAAAACTTGAGTAAGGGTAATACCTGTTTGAATTCAAAAGGGAAATTAATATTTACTGAGGCTGTGTCCCAATTCAGCGGCCGCGAAAAGTCTGTCCCATTTCGGAGACTCCTACAAATGCGTCCTTTTCCCGGCTTTGGAGGATATAACTGATGGATCCTCCACGGCTGCacgtatcccaagattcattgcgcgccgGTGACGAGTTATTTTCTGATTAAACATGGCGTCCCTCGACCCAGAGGCGGCGAGttgtaaatgtaagtattgggtttcgaCTCATTTGAATAgctaacaatacaaatgttaaaaaaaccAAGGAACcttaaaacatcacattttcgCTAAAGCGATtggttaagttacgggacgttagtgGTGATGCTAGCTAAGCTAGCTGCTTGGAGCTGCTGTAATATGCAGCTTGACTGTCGGCATCCGACTTCAGTTACAGCCTTTTGATAGTAAAACTTTTAACAACTTTAATTTCAAACCGAAAagttt
Encoded proteins:
- the rack1 gene encoding small ribosomal subunit protein RACK1, yielding MTEQMTVRGTLKGHSGWVTQIATTPQYPDMILSASRDKSIIMWKLTRDETNYGIPQRSLLGHSHFVSDVVISSDGQFALSGAWDGSLRLWDLSTGTTTRQFVGHTKDVLSVAFSADNRQIVSGSRDKTIKLWNTLGVCKYTIQDEGHSEWASCVRFSPNSSNPIIVSCGWDRMVKVWNLANCKLKTNHIGHIGYLNTVTVSPDGSLCASGGKDGQAMLWDLNEGKHLYTLESGDTISALCFSPNRYWLCAAAGPSIKIWDLEGKIIVDELRQEVISTNSKAGPPQCTCLAWSADGQTLFAGYTDNLIRVWQVTIGTR